The Natranaerovirga hydrolytica genome includes the window AGATTCTGAAGGAGCAATTCAAGGGGACTATGTTAAAACTTTATTTCTACACGTGGATATAGAAAAAAATAAAGAATGGTCACTGAAGACTCACAAAGATCATACAGTATTGGTTTATATTGTAGAAGGAACCTGTGCTTTTGACAGAGACAATCATAAGACCATTCCAGAAAAAAGTGCCGTATTATTTAAATATGATGGTGATGAAATATACATTAAAGCAATGGATAAAAAGGCAAGGGTACTGGTGTTATCAGGCAAGCCATTAAAAGAGTCTATTGCTTGGGGTGGCCCTATTGTTATGAATACACAAGAAGAACTGCAACAAGCGTTTAAAGAAATAGATGAAGGAACATTTATAAAAACAAAATAAAGTCTGAAAAAAAGATTTCTATGCTTAAAGTGTAGAAATCTTTTTTTGAGCATTTGTTATGCTGGCAAGAAACAAAGTTTTAAACTTGTATAGGCGTATTTTGCTTATATATTCCTTGTTGACAACACAACTTTGCGAATTTATAATAAACCATAATGACACATTGTCACAAAGGAGAAAAATATGCCAAAACAAACCTTTCACAACCTACCATTAGAGAAAAAGAGTATTATATTTAATGCAGCATACAAAGAATTTTCTAATGTTTCGTTTTATGATGCATCTATTGCCAATATTATTAGAGAAGCTTGTATTTCTAGGGGCAGCTTTTATCAATACTTTAGTAATAAAGAAGATATATATTTTTATATAGTAGATCAATTAAAAAGCCAATCAAAAGTATATTTTGAAAACCTTGTAAAGTCTACTAAAGGTAATTTGTGGGAGATAATGGAATCATTATTTAAACATGAGTTAAGCCTTGTGGAAGATGATAAATATCGTCAATTTTTTAAACAGTTTTTTTTGAATCTAAATATTTACCTACAGGAGCATTTGCCTAAAAGGGTGGTAATGTATGAAGATACATTAGAAGAATTTATGGAAGATATAGACCTCAGTGGATTTAAACAAAAAAATCAAGAATATATATTATACGTGATCAACTTAATTACATTGGTTATTGGAGAATTAATGAAAAATAAATTGATTTATAATGTTTCTAATGAAGAAATTATGGAAAGATATAAATTACAAGTAGATATCATAAAAAATGGAGCATTAAATACATAAAAAGATAGTCCAAGAAAAGATAAAAAAATGAGAAGATAGGATTCAAAATATTATATTGATTTGAATTATGAAGGATAATAAATGCTTTATTTTTCAAAACATATATAGTATAATTATCCTATGTATGTTTTAAAAGAAATTTTGTCTTATACCATAAGACAAAATTTCTTTTAAGAGAGTACATTTAAAATACAATAAACTTTTATCTTTAGGTACTAAAAGTAATCTATAAAGCGTATAAAGGGTCATAGCTTTTATAAAAAGGGTTTTAATACTTTTAACGAAACTTGCTCGCAAGGGTTTAGTTTTTACATTTTCATTGATAACCTGTGTAGTTACTAGTTTTGGCGCTACAATGAGCAGGTTAGTATATAGGTAATTGACATTTCTATAATAGCCATATAATAATACAATTTAAATTTGTAGCCAGTTTATTTTTTATAGTCTATAAGCTACAAGTATCATTGAAAGTAAAATTTTAGTCATTAACCAGTGGCGTTCTTGAGACTTTCATAATACAAACTCATCTGTATACGATGTCTAATATTCATCAGAAATAGAAAAATTTAAAGGGGGACTTTGAATGGGCAAAAAAAGCTTTCTTGAGCAGTTTGAAAGTGAAAAGCTAATGGAATTAAGTTCTTTAGCAGAAAAATGCAGTTACATTAATCCGGAATTTTATTCGAAATATGAAGTAAAAAGAGGTTTGAGGGACATCAATGGTAGAGGTGTTGTAGCAGGACTAACTGAAATAGGAGAAGTACATTCTTATATAATTGACGAAAATGAAACAGTTCCTGTGCCTGGCAGATTAAGATATAGAGGTATTGAGATAGATGACTTGGTTAACGGATTTATTTCAGAAGACAGATATGGTTTTGAAGAAACAACTTATTTGTTGCTTTTTGGTCATCTTCCAGATAAGAATGAATTAATTAATTTTGAAGCGTTATTAGGATCGTTTAGAACTTTACCGAATTCATTTGTTAGAGATATTATTATGAAAGCACCTAGTAAGAATATGATGAATACCTTGGCAAGAAGTATTTTGTCAATGTACAGTTATGATCCCAATGCAGATGATACGACAGTCGCAAATGTTGTTAGACAATCCCTACAAATGATAGCCTATTTTCCACTAATAGCTGTTTATGGCTATCAAGCGTATGATCATTATTACAACAATAATAGTTTGATTATTCATAGTCCAAAACCAGAATTAAGCACAGCAGAAAATATACTTCATATGCTAAGACCAGATAGTCAATTTACTAAATTAGAAGCAACATTATTAGACTTAGCTCTTGTGCTTCATGCAGAGCATGGAGGCGGTAATAATTCTACTTTTACAACCCATGTTGTTACGTCATCAGGAACAGATACTTATTCAGCAATATCTGCGTCATTAGGTTCATTAAAAGGTTTTAGACATGGTGGTGCTAATATAAAAGTGGTACAAATGTTTGATGACATTAGAGAGCATGTAGAAGATTGGAAAGATGATGAAGAGATATTTGCGTACTTAGAAAAAATATTAACTAAGCAAGCATTTGATCGTACAGGGTTAGTTTACGGTATTGGACATGCTGTTTATTCGGTTTCAGACCCTAGAGCAGTTATATTCAAAAAATATGTACAAGAATTGGCAAAAGATAAAGGGCTAGAAGATGAATTTTTATTGTATTCAAAAGTAGAAGAAATCGCACCACAAGTTATAGGGCATCTAAGGAAAATGTACAAAGGTGTTAGTGCCAATGTAGACTTTTATTCAGGATTTGTATATAGGATGCTAGGCATTCCTAAAGAATTATATACACCATTATTTGCAATATCTCGAATTGTGGGTTGGAGTGCTCATAGAATAGAAGAAATCGTTAATAATGGAAAAATTATGCGACCAGCATATAAAAGTATAGCAAAAAAACAAAAATATGTAGAAGTAGATAAAAGATAAAACATAAAATATAAATGTAAAATTTTAAAGAACTACTTATTAACTAAGATAAGTGGTTCTTTTTGTTTTAAAAAATATTAGATAAAATAAAAATATAATTATAAAAATGAGCAGAAAGTAACAATATAGTGATATTGACAATCATTATCAACAATGGTAATATATATGAGAAGTTACTAAAACTAAACAAAGAAAAGTGTAAATGCATATGCAGTTGCATTCTTTCTTTTATATTTTATAAGGAGGATTTAGATGAAAATTATTACAGTTATTTATTGGAGCGGTACTGGAAATACTAAAATGATGGCAGATGCTATTGTTGAGGGAGCAAAAGAAGGTGAAACCATTGTAGAAATCTTTGATGTTAACGATGTAAAAATAGAAAAAGTTTTAAACTCAGATGTAGTGGCAATAGGTTGCCCATCTATGGGTGATGAAGTGTTAGAAGAGTCAGAGATGGAACCTTTTATAGAAACATTAGAAAAAGAGAATATTAAAGATAAGCCTTTTGCATTATTTGGTTCATATGACTGGGGAGATGGTCAATGGATGAGAGAGTGGGAAGAAAGAATGAAAAATGCAGGTGTAAAATTAGTAGCAGAGGGCCTTATTGTTCAAAACACACCAGAAGATGATGAATTAGAACAATGTAAAGCGCTAGGAAGAACATTAGCACAAAGTTAACTAGAATAAAGGAAGTGTTCATATTGGATAATAAGACAAAACAAAGATATTATACAATTATTAATAATTTAGATGGATTAGATTATCTTTTATCAGTGGTTTCATATAATGTGGCGCCCACTATTAATGATGAAAAACCATCTTCTCTAATCAGTTTTACAGTTAAAAGAAAAAACCTCTTTAAATTATGGAATATGTACAAAGAAGAAGTATGCAATCATTTGAATTTAAAGTATTATGTGATAAAAGAAAAAGACAACAAAGTTCTTGTTTTATTTTATAAAAGCGAAACATTAAAAAACCACCTCAAAGATGATGAATATGTTAGATTTTTAAAGAATTTAGGATATACAGCAAGAATGTCATTAGATGATAAGTTACATTATTTAAAAGAACGTTTTAAAATTATTAATTGTCCTCATGAAGTCGGCATCTTTTTAGGCATTCCAATAGAAGATGTTGAAAGTTTTATTGAGAACAATGGAGAAGGCTATATCTTTTATAGATACTGGAAAGTATATCATAATTCACAAAGAGCGAGGGAGATTTTTGATAGATACGACAACCATAGAGCCACAATGGTAAAAGATATGGAAAAAAATTATTATCCAATATAACATAAATCTTAAAGGGTTATTTTCTTAATGAAAATAGCCCTTTAATTGAGTTTGAAATATTATTTTTTATATTGAAGATCTCTATATTTCTTAGGAGAAAGATTGGTATGCTTTTTGAATTGGGCAGAAAAATAACTTTGGCTACTAAATCCCAAGGAAATAGCAATATCCAGTATTTTCTTATCAGAGTTTTGTAATAAAAACTTGCTTCGTTCAATTCGAGCAAAGGTTAAGTAATTAGAAAACGTCATATGAGTTTCCTTTTTAAACTGACTGCAAAAATAACACTTGCTCAAATTAACTTCTTTTGCCACTTGTTCAAGATTAAGGTCTTCCCCTAAATGATTGTGTATGTAGTTAAGGGCTTTTTTTATTGAATCATTTTTAACTTGAATCAAAGAATGAACTTGCTTGGAATAGCCTTTAATAATGTTGACCCCAATCATTTGTATTTCTTTTTTATCTTTAGCTTTTTCAACTAAGCCAATAAAAGCCTTGGCTTTTGACATGGCAATGTAAGGTGAAACACCATTGTTAATCACACTATGACAAATAATAGAAATCAAGTAAATAACTTGGTTTTTTATGGATCTAAGCTTATTATTAGTGCCTGATAAATCAAATAACAATTCTTCACCAATCAACTGATTAAAAATAGATAAGGCATTATCTATTTGGTCGTGATTGATTTGATTAATTAATGAAGTTTCTAATTTATAATAAATATAGAGATCATTAATATCTTCTTTGGGATAGTAAATATTTAAGTTCATTGAATACCTCCTTAACAATGATAATCATTATCAAGTCTATTATAGTACAAATCATTATATAATAAAAGTCAAAAAAATTATGATACAATCTTTGGAAAAATAAATGAGAAATAATTTATAAAAAAAAGAAATATAGTGATAAAGGTTTTAAGGATTATAGTGTATATTGATAAGTGGGTTCAGTTGAGAAAGATTATCATTAAGGAGGTGCTTTATGGATTATATTATAATATATTCTTCTGAAACAGGCAATACAAAAAAAGTAGCTTATGAAATATTTAAGTCAATGCCTGAAGGAACAAAAATATATGATTTACAAGATATACAAGGTGATGTTAAAGAAAAAAACTTAATACTAGGTTATTGGGTAGATCGAGCAAAACCTAACAAAGAAATGTTACATTTTATGGAATGTTTAACGAATAAGAACATTGTTGCTTTTGGCACATTAGGAGCTTATCCAGATTCGGAACATGCTCAGGTTACGAAAAAAAATGTAGCAGAAATTTTAGAACCAAGAAATACTCTATTGGGACAGTTTTTATGTCAAGGTAGAATTAGTTCTAAAATAACAGAGATGTTTAAAAGAGCCAGTAGCGATTCGCCTCATCGTATGACCGAGGAGAGAATTAAAAAGCATCAAGAGGCAGCAAAACATCCTAATGAAGAAGATTTTAAGGCAGCAAGAAGTTTTATAGAAAGCATATTAAACAGTCAGTGAGGAATGGATCATGAAGAAAATTGCAATATATGGAAAAGGTGGCATCGGGAAATCAACAACAGTATCTAATGTATCAGCGGCTTTATCCCATTTAGGCTATAAAGTGATGCAAATTGGATGCGATCCAAAAGCAGATTCTACTAAAAATCTAATGAAAGGTGAATTTATCCCCACCGTTTTAGATGTTTTAAAAGACAAAGAAGATATTGAATTAGAGGATATCATTTTTGAAGGATACAATGGTGTTTTATGTATTGAAGCAGGTGGTCCAACGCCTGGTATCGGTTGTGCAGGTAGAGGTATTATTACAGCATTTGAAAAGTTAGAAGAACTAGAGGCTTTTGAACATTATGAGCCGGATGTGGTGATATATGATGTATTAGGCGATGTGGTATGTGGTGGATTTGCAATGCCAATTCGCAACCAATATGCCAATGAAGTATATATCGTAACATCGGGAGAAATGATGTCTATGTATGCTGCTTCAAATATATCTAGCGCTGTAAGACAATTCAAATCAAAAGGCTATGCAAGGCTAAAAGGATTAATTTTAAATTCTAAAAATGTTGAAGATGAAAAAACGTTGGTAGAAAAACTATGTACAGAGATAGATAGCAACATTTTTCAGTACATACCTAGAAATCCTTTGGTACAAGAAGCAGAGAACTCAGGAAAAACAGTAGTAGAAGCTTTTTATGATAGCGAAATGAGCAATATTTATAAATTACTAGCCAATAAAATAATGGAGGAATGAGAAAAATGAAAAAATTAATGTTAATTTTAGTATGCGTTATGAGTTTCAGTGCTATATTGGTAGGATGTGGTGATAACAAAGAAGAAAGTGAAGCCATATCAGACAATATTGGTGGACAAGAGGAACATAGTCCTAGTGACCAAGAGGACGATGAGGATACTGAAGACCAAGAGTCAATAAGGGTTATTGCAGGTACAGTTGCTTCAGCAGAGTTTCTTGATTTATTAGATATTACCCCAGTTGGTGTTGCAACAACCGATAAGGAATTACCCAGTAGATATGATGATGTCCCTAGAATTGGTACACCTATGGACCCTAATTTGGAGCAAATTGTATCCTTAGCACCGGATATTTATATATCAGATAATAATTTAAAAGAAAGTATCGATAGTTTGTTAGAAGGCCATCAGATTCAAACTTTATTTTTAACCAATAATGCGTACGAAGATGTAATGAATAATTTTACAGAATTAGGTGATTTTTTTAATCAAACAGAAATCGCAAGTGAACTGGTTACTCAGATGGAAAATGTTGAATCAGAAACCCTAGAAGCCGTAGAAGGTCAAGACGCACCAAGAGTTTTGGTTGTTTTTGGAACACCTGAAAGCTTTATGTTGGCAACAGATAGGTCTTATGCAGGAAGTTTGGTTAAAAAACTGGGTGGTATTAATGTGACTGATGAAATAGAAATAGCTAATCCAGGTCCATATGTTCCTTTTAGTGAAGAAACCGTTGCAGAGCTTAACCCAGATGTTATTTTAAGGTTATCTCATGCAGCGCCTGAAGCCACAAAAGCTGCTTTTGACAGAGAATTTGCTAGTGGTTTTTGGGTGAATTTAGATGCAGTACAAGAAGGCAATGTTTATGATTTAGATTCAGAAATTTTTGGTGTTACAGCAAATGTAAAAGCAAAAGAAGCGTTACAATTAATGGCAGAAATGCTTTATCAATAGGAGCGTTAAAATGATTAAGACATTAACAGAAAAAAAGCATTATGTTATATTGGGTTCTTTTTTTCTACTGCTTTTTATCATCTTATTGTCCATAAGACTTGGAAGTGTGGAATACAGTTTTAACAAGATATTTGAAGTGTTTTTTCAAAAAGAAATGACCCCAGAAAGAAATATACTTTTTAACATTCGATTGCCAAGAATTATTGTAGCCATATTAGTGGGTGCAAATCTGGCTGTAGCAGGTGCATTGCTTCAAGCAGTTATGCAAAATCCTTTAGCAGATCCTGGACTAACAGGGGTTTCATCAGGAGCAAGTTTGGTAGCAATTATTATTATGCTAGTGTTTCCAAGTTACTCATACTTAGTGCCTATTGGTGCTTTTATTGGAGGGGCTATTGCTTGTTTTGCAGTGTACATACTTGCTTGGAAAGATGGTATTAAGCCCATAAGAATTATATTGGCTGGTGTAGCCATTAATGCTATTTTAGGCGGTGGAACATCTTTATTGTCTATTTTAAATAGCGATAGAATACAAGGTGTTTTATTATGGGTGAATG containing:
- a CDS encoding TetR family transcriptional regulator; protein product: MPKQTFHNLPLEKKSIIFNAAYKEFSNVSFYDASIANIIREACISRGSFYQYFSNKEDIYFYIVDQLKSQSKVYFENLVKSTKGNLWEIMESLFKHELSLVEDDKYRQFFKQFFLNLNIYLQEHLPKRVVMYEDTLEEFMEDIDLSGFKQKNQEYILYVINLITLVIGELMKNKLIYNVSNEEIMERYKLQVDIIKNGALNT
- a CDS encoding citrate/2-methylcitrate synthase — encoded protein: MGKKSFLEQFESEKLMELSSLAEKCSYINPEFYSKYEVKRGLRDINGRGVVAGLTEIGEVHSYIIDENETVPVPGRLRYRGIEIDDLVNGFISEDRYGFEETTYLLLFGHLPDKNELINFEALLGSFRTLPNSFVRDIIMKAPSKNMMNTLARSILSMYSYDPNADDTTVANVVRQSLQMIAYFPLIAVYGYQAYDHYYNNNSLIIHSPKPELSTAENILHMLRPDSQFTKLEATLLDLALVLHAEHGGGNNSTFTTHVVTSSGTDTYSAISASLGSLKGFRHGGANIKVVQMFDDIREHVEDWKDDEEIFAYLEKILTKQAFDRTGLVYGIGHAVYSVSDPRAVIFKKYVQELAKDKGLEDEFLLYSKVEEIAPQVIGHLRKMYKGVSANVDFYSGFVYRMLGIPKELYTPLFAISRIVGWSAHRIEEIVNNGKIMRPAYKSIAKKQKYVEVDKR
- a CDS encoding flavodoxin; this encodes MKIITVIYWSGTGNTKMMADAIVEGAKEGETIVEIFDVNDVKIEKVLNSDVVAIGCPSMGDEVLEESEMEPFIETLEKENIKDKPFALFGSYDWGDGQWMREWEERMKNAGVKLVAEGLIVQNTPEDDELEQCKALGRTLAQS
- a CDS encoding DUF3793 family protein; the encoded protein is MDNKTKQRYYTIINNLDGLDYLLSVVSYNVAPTINDEKPSSLISFTVKRKNLFKLWNMYKEEVCNHLNLKYYVIKEKDNKVLVLFYKSETLKNHLKDDEYVRFLKNLGYTARMSLDDKLHYLKERFKIINCPHEVGIFLGIPIEDVESFIENNGEGYIFYRYWKVYHNSQRAREIFDRYDNHRATMVKDMEKNYYPI
- a CDS encoding AraC family transcriptional regulator; this translates as MNLNIYYPKEDINDLYIYYKLETSLINQINHDQIDNALSIFNQLIGEELLFDLSGTNNKLRSIKNQVIYLISIICHSVINNGVSPYIAMSKAKAFIGLVEKAKDKKEIQMIGVNIIKGYSKQVHSLIQVKNDSIKKALNYIHNHLGEDLNLEQVAKEVNLSKCYFCSQFKKETHMTFSNYLTFARIERSKFLLQNSDKKILDIAISLGFSSQSYFSAQFKKHTNLSPKKYRDLQYKK
- a CDS encoding flavodoxin family protein, encoding MDYIIIYSSETGNTKKVAYEIFKSMPEGTKIYDLQDIQGDVKEKNLILGYWVDRAKPNKEMLHFMECLTNKNIVAFGTLGAYPDSEHAQVTKKNVAEILEPRNTLLGQFLCQGRISSKITEMFKRASSDSPHRMTEERIKKHQEAAKHPNEEDFKAARSFIESILNSQ
- a CDS encoding nucleotide-binding protein, giving the protein MKKIAIYGKGGIGKSTTVSNVSAALSHLGYKVMQIGCDPKADSTKNLMKGEFIPTVLDVLKDKEDIELEDIIFEGYNGVLCIEAGGPTPGIGCAGRGIITAFEKLEELEAFEHYEPDVVIYDVLGDVVCGGFAMPIRNQYANEVYIVTSGEMMSMYAASNISSAVRQFKSKGYARLKGLILNSKNVEDEKTLVEKLCTEIDSNIFQYIPRNPLVQEAENSGKTVVEAFYDSEMSNIYKLLANKIMEE
- a CDS encoding ABC transporter substrate-binding protein — encoded protein: MKKLMLILVCVMSFSAILVGCGDNKEESEAISDNIGGQEEHSPSDQEDDEDTEDQESIRVIAGTVASAEFLDLLDITPVGVATTDKELPSRYDDVPRIGTPMDPNLEQIVSLAPDIYISDNNLKESIDSLLEGHQIQTLFLTNNAYEDVMNNFTELGDFFNQTEIASELVTQMENVESETLEAVEGQDAPRVLVVFGTPESFMLATDRSYAGSLVKKLGGINVTDEIEIANPGPYVPFSEETVAELNPDVILRLSHAAPEATKAAFDREFASGFWVNLDAVQEGNVYDLDSEIFGVTANVKAKEALQLMAEMLYQ
- a CDS encoding FecCD family ABC transporter permease, which translates into the protein MIKTLTEKKHYVILGSFFLLLFIILLSIRLGSVEYSFNKIFEVFFQKEMTPERNILFNIRLPRIIVAILVGANLAVAGALLQAVMQNPLADPGLTGVSSGASLVAIIIMLVFPSYSYLVPIGAFIGGAIACFAVYILAWKDGIKPIRIILAGVAINAILGGGTSLLSILNSDRIQGVLLWVNGSMSGKNWSDARVLIIYSSIGLFLGVLCIRKANILQLGDEMASNLGVSTNKYRVLLSLVAVFLAGISTAVVGVIGFVGLIVPHIARLLIGSDYKYLLPFCIVLGSCTLLLGDTFARTIMRPVELPVGVIMAIIGGPFFLYLLRRGRA